Genomic segment of Brachyspira suanatina:
TGTAGTATAATTTGTTTGCGGATAATATAATGATAAAAAAAATCTATTGTTTATTAGTTTTAATTATGTTATTATTATCTTGTTCTGATAAAAAAGAAACAGATAATAAAAATTCTATAAAAGTAATAGAAGATGATGAATATATAAAAAACGTTATAAAGGATTCTTCTAAATAGTTGGAAAAACACCATGTTTATCAATCAAAATATTAAAGCATACTTATGCACATTTTTCAGTATATTAATGTGGGGTATCACTTTTATTTCAACGAAAATATTATTAAGAGATTTCTCTCCCATAGAAATACTTTTCAGCAGATTTTTATTAGGATTTGCTTTATTGTTTATAATATATCCTAAAAACAATAAAATATATACAAAAAAAGAAGAGATATTATTTGCTATAACAGGATTAAGCGGAATAACACTTTATTATTTATTTGAAAATATGGCATTAAATTATTCTTTAGCATCAAATGTTGGAATTTTGGTTGCTATAGGTCCATTATTTACAGGTATATTCGCTTCAATATTTTTAAAAGAAAAATTAAAGATTAACTTTTTTATAGGATTTATATTTGCAATAATTGGTATAGTTATAATAACATTTAATGGAAAGTTTATATTAAAAATAAATCCTATAGGAGATATGTTTGCTATACTTGCTGCAGTTATGTGGGGTATATATTCTGTATTAGTAAAAAAAATTGCTGATTTAGGGCATAATTCAATTTTAATAACTAAAAAGACTTTTATGTATGGAATAATATTTATGCTGCCTGTAATGTTTTTTATGGGATTTGATATAAATATAAATGATTATTTAAAGCCTGTAAACTTAATTAATTTTTTATTTTTATCTTTTATAGCATGTACTTTATGCTTTATAACTTGGGCCTATGCTACAAAAATATTAGGTGCTGTTAAAACAAATACATATATATACTTCATACCAATAATAACATTAATAACTTCAAAAATAGTTTTAGATGAAAATATAACTATATTTGCTATTACAGGAATAATATTCATATTACTAGGTGTAATAATATCTCAGGCAAATATTTCATTTAAAAAGATGAATAAAATAAATACAAGAAAGATAATGAATAATTAATAATATTTATTTTTTCTTAGCAGATTTTTTTTCATTACTTTTTTCTTTATGCTCTTTATATTCATTTTTAAAATAATCACAGTACTGAGATACAGTGCATTTTGAGCATAACGGAGAAATAGGTTTGCATAAATTCTGTCCGTAAACAACAAGAGTATCATTATAAACTCTCCAATACTCTTTAGGAAGTTTATCTCTTAATGCAAACTCTGTTTCTTCAGGAGTTTTTGTATGAACATATCCAAATCTATTTGATATTCTATGAACATGAGTATCTACACATATACCGTCTTTATCAAAGGCTTCAGTTACTACAAGATTGGCAACCTTTCTTCCAACACCTTTAAGTTTTAAAAGTTCATCTATCTCATCAGGTACTTGTCCTTTAAAATCATCTATTATCATTTGAGATACTTCCAATATATTTTTAGCCTTTACTTTATAAAATCCAACAGGATATATTAATTTTGCAATTTCTTCTTCTGAAAGTTTAAGCATATCCTTAGGATTTCCTGCTTTTTCAAACAATCTCATAGAAGCATCTCTAGTTGTAGGATCTTTTGTTCTAAGAGAAAGCATTGTTGATATTAAAATTTTATAAGCATCTCTATTTGTTATTATTTTTATTTCAGTTACAACAGGCATAGGCATTTCTTTAGTAACCTTTGTAAGCTCTTTCATTATTGGATGAATATCATTATCATTCATAAAATATATCCTCAATATAACAGTAATAAATTATTTATTAAACAAATACCAAAATTTAGAATCTTTTCTGACAAAAGGTCTAAGCTCTAAATAAGTAAAATCTATCTCTATAACACCTTGAGCATAATCAGCTATCTTGTATAAAGGCCATATAAATTTTATTCCAGAAGGAGTAATATCATAAATATCACTAAGTCTAATAGAATAAAAATCAAAAAAATCTTTTTCTGTAAAATTTCTAAGTAATTTAGATCTCATCAAATTAATCAATTCTCTATCATTTTGATTTTCTACAAGCTCAGATAAATTTGTTCCTATCTTCTCTCCTGTTGAAATCAAATATATAGCAGGGGCAACATTATATATCCCATGCATTCCGCCAGTATAAGAATAATTATATATGGAAAATGATATAATATTTTCATCTAAATAAGAAACATCTATTTCTTTTATAAGATGAAAATCGTCTTTATTGTATGATGACCTTTTCCAAACATTATACTCGTCAATAATTGAATTATTAAGAATATATGCTATTCTATTTGTATTTAAAGATTTTATTCCATCAACATCTAGAGAAATTCTATCTAAATTATTAAGATTTTTTTCATTATTTAATATAATAGAATCTTTACTAGATATAAATTTTCTATTGTTATCAAAATTTATTTCCAATGTTGAATTTATAATATTTAAATTATTAATAGGATATGATTCATTTCTATAAAAATAAAAATCATATTTATTTTCTCCATCCTGAGATGTCCATTCTCCTGAAAAAAATGAATCATTAGAAACTATTCCATTAAAATATCCTGTTATACGATTATTAACTTTTTCCTCTATATATAACTTATTTTGATTAATATATCCTTCTATATCTATAAACTGATTGATATTTTTATAATAATATTTTCCAGCAATATTAGTACCTTCTCTATATAAATACATAGATATTTCAGAACTTCCAATATTTCCATTACATATATAAAAATTCACAAAAGAAATTTTAGGCTGCTGAGAAAATAAAATATTTGAATAAAAAACAAATAAAAATATACAAAAAAAATTCAATATCTTCAAATTATTATGCTCTTTTAAATTATTTAATAATAAACCTTTATATTATATATTCTAAAAAAAATAAAACAAGGGCAATACTAATAAGCATTGCCCTTAAAAAATAATATTAATATAATAATAACAATAAATTATTTAGCTACATAATTAACTATTCTAGCAAATTTATCAGCAACTAAAGATGCACCGCCTACTAATGCTCCGTCTATATTAGGCATATTAAGTAAATCATCAGCATTTTTCTCATTAACACTTCCGCCATAAAGTATAATCATACCTTCAGCAACACTGTCATTATAAAGAGATTTCAAAGTTTCTCTAATAGTTTTATGTACATCATCAGCGTCTTGAGGAGTAGCAGTTTTTCCTGTACCAATAGCCCAAACAGGCTCATAAGCTATAACAACTTTTTTAGCTTCAGCTTCACTTAAACCTTTGAATGCCTCTTTAGTTTGAGTACTTACTATATCAGAAGTAATTCCTTTTTCTCTTTCTTCTAAATGTTCTCCAACGCATAAAACAGGTATAAGATTTTTATCTAAAGCTCTTTTTACCTTTTTATTTATAAGTTCATCTTTCTCACCAAATATATCACGGCATTCAGAGTGTCCTATAATAACATACTCACATCCTACAGCTAAAAGCATATCAGCAGAAATTTGACCTGTGAAAGCACCTTTCTCTTCAAAATATAAATTCTGAGCACCTAATTTAATATTAGTTCCTTTAATTGCATTATGAACATCACTTAAACAAGTAAATGTAGGCGCAATCATAATATCTCTGTCTTTTACATCTTTGACTAAGCCTTTCAAACTATTAACTAATTCTAAAGCTTCTTTATTGGAATTATTCATTTTCCAATTACCAGCAATAAGTTTTTTTCTAGCCATTTTATTTCTCCTAATTATATAATTAATTATCTTTTAATAATTTACTAACATCTTTAAAACAAGGAACTTTACAGCTTTCTATATGACCGAATATTACCATTTCAGTATTTACAATATTTGCACCAAGTTTTCTCATTTGTTCCAAAGCTATTTCTTTATTTTCTTTTGTTCTAGAAGTACATGCATCAGCAACTACATATACGTTATATCCATTTTCAAGCAAATGAACAACACTATAATATACACATACATGAGTTTCTATTCCAAAAATAACAATATTTTTTTTATTGATTTTATTAAATTCCTCTACAAAATCTTCGCTTCCAAATATACTAAAATATTCTTTAGAAAATACCTTACAATTTTTAGGAAATACTATTCTTTCATCTGTATGTCCAAGACCTTTAGGATACTGCTCTGTAGCTAAAACAGGTATATTATGCATATCAGCAACTCTAAAAAGCATATTACTATTCTTAATAACAGAATCAGCATCATAAACAGCAGTTGTCAATTTACCCTGCTCATCTACACATATATACAAAGTATCATCTTTATTAATTAGAGGTTGTTTCATTAATCTCATAAATAACTCCTTAAATATAATTTTAATATAAATTATATTGTAAAATAAAAAAAAATACAATAAAAAAAGGGGAAACTCTTAAAGTTTCCCCTTAATCTATTAATTAGCCTTTTATTTCCAAACTAATTATTGAGCTTGTTCTTGAGCAGCACCTGTATCAGCAGCAGCACCTGTGTTAGCAGCACCTTGATCAGCAGCAGCACCGTCACCTATACGTCTTTGTTCAAGATCTCTTAATTCAGCTTGCTCACGTATTCTAGCAGATTCGATAGCTTGTTTTCTATCGTTTTCTGTTTTTAATAACTGCCAAGTAGCTTCATCATCGATATCTTCTTCGAAATCAACAACTACTACGTCATATTCAACTGTTACATCTTTAACGTAAGTAATGAAATCTCCACCTTTAGTATCTTTAGTTCTATAGAAACCTAAAGAATCTAATTTAACAGAAGGAATCATTCTAGGATAAAGAGGTTCTCTTACTAAGACTCTGTCACGAACATTAGGTAAGTACTCTCTGTTTTCCCATCTTACTTGTCTCCATCCATTGAAATAAACAGTACCCATTGGATAAGATTTTAATTCACCAAATTCATTTTGTAAGTTTACAAAATAACTAATTAAATAGTTACGTCCATAAACCCAAGAACTAATAGATTTGATTTCGCCAACGTTATGTATAACACCTTTACCTTCTGTATATTTAGTGCCATCAGCACCGCCATACATTTCAAGTTCATATACTGGTTTTACTAAAGCATAACTGTTCCAAGCTGCTAATGGGAAATGTACTCTTACTCCAAGAACTTTACCAGCTTCCCAGGCACCATTGTTACCTTTACTGTCTACGTTAGTAACATAAGAATTTCTGCGATTCTCTGTTAATCTAGCAGATTCATTCAACCATACTACCCAGTTATCATTATAAAGATTTTCTGCAACTGGAACTACTTCATTTGTATCACCTTCTCCAGCTTGTAAGTTATCAGCATTACCTGTTAAAGCAAAATCAATCAAAGTTGAGTTTGTTAAACCGTAAGCAGATGCAGCGATAAAAATGGAAGTTAATACTACGAATAACTTTTTCATAATTTATTGCACTCCTTGTACTAATTAATAAGCATAATAATACAACTTTTATACACTAAATTTCTTAATTTGTCAAGCAAATTTAATCAAAAAATAAATCATTATTTGACATTATCTGTTATTAATGTAGAATCTAATGAAAAAATGTAATTATGTAAATTAAAAAAGAGGTTTATACTATGGCTGACAAAAAATCACAAACTAAAACTATAAAACCACCTATATTATTTTCTAAAACTCAGGAAATTATTAATAAAATAAAAAAACAATTAGATGCTCCTTTACTTGCTTATTGGAATTCAAATGGTGGAAGTGTATGCCAAAATGATGTAATTGTACTTTCTGATATTCTTAAACATATAGGAAAATGTGATAAAATATACTTTTTCATAAAAAGTTCCGGCGGAAGCGGACAGGCCTCTTTAAGAATAGTACATTTACTTAGACAGTCATGCAAAAAACTCATAGCATTACTGCCTTTAGAAGCGGCAAGTGCAGCTACTATGCTTTGTTTAGGTGCTGATGAAATACAAATGGGGCCTTTAGCATTTATAACAGCTGTAGACACCTCTCTTCAGCATGAATTATCACCTGTAAATAAGGATAATAGCCTTGTATATGTAAGTCAAGATGAATTGGCAAGGGTTATAAAGTTATGGAAAGAACAATCAAATAACAATGATAATAATCCTTATGAGCATATATACAAATATATACACCCTTTAGTTTTAGGTGCTGTTGACAGAGCTTCAAGTCTATCAATAAAATTATGCAAAGATATATTGTCATATCATATGAAAGATCAAAAATTAATAGATGAAATATCAAATTCTCTTAATTCAGCTTATCCTTCACATAACTACCCTATCACCATAAGAGAGGCTAAAAAATTAGGTCTTAATGTAAAAGAGATGGATGATAAATTAAATGAATCATTGATGTCATTAAATGAATATTATTCAGAAATGGGTCAGAAATCATGTACTGATTATGATGAAATAAATTATCATGATAATGAAATATTAAA
This window contains:
- a CDS encoding SDH family Clp fold serine proteinase yields the protein MADKKSQTKTIKPPILFSKTQEIINKIKKQLDAPLLAYWNSNGGSVCQNDVIVLSDILKHIGKCDKIYFFIKSSGGSGQASLRIVHLLRQSCKKLIALLPLEAASAATMLCLGADEIQMGPLAFITAVDTSLQHELSPVNKDNSLVYVSQDELARVIKLWKEQSNNNDNNPYEHIYKYIHPLVLGAVDRASSLSIKLCKDILSYHMKDQKLIDEISNSLNSAYPSHNYPITIREAKKLGLNVKEMDDKLNESLMSLNEYYSEMGQKSCTDYDEINYHDNEILNIHEGSGIQIYYQEDKDWHYRVEERRWIPMNDNSSWIKNTLINGKQNRSKFHIR
- a CDS encoding endonuclease III domain-containing protein; this encodes MNDNDIHPIMKELTKVTKEMPMPVVTEIKIITNRDAYKILISTMLSLRTKDPTTRDASMRLFEKAGNPKDMLKLSEEEIAKLIYPVGFYKVKAKNILEVSQMIIDDFKGQVPDEIDELLKLKGVGRKVANLVVTEAFDKDGICVDTHVHRISNRFGYVHTKTPEETEFALRDKLPKEYWRVYNDTLVVYGQNLCKPISPLCSKCTVSQYCDYFKNEYKEHKEKSNEKKSAKKK
- the tpiA gene encoding triose-phosphate isomerase encodes the protein MARKKLIAGNWKMNNSNKEALELVNSLKGLVKDVKDRDIMIAPTFTCLSDVHNAIKGTNIKLGAQNLYFEEKGAFTGQISADMLLAVGCEYVIIGHSECRDIFGEKDELINKKVKRALDKNLIPVLCVGEHLEEREKGITSDIVSTQTKEAFKGLSEAEAKKVVIAYEPVWAIGTGKTATPQDADDVHKTIRETLKSLYNDSVAEGMIILYGGSVNEKNADDLLNMPNIDGALVGGASLVADKFARIVNYVAK
- a CDS encoding PdaC/SigV domain-containing protein, translating into MNFFCIFLFVFYSNILFSQQPKISFVNFYICNGNIGSSEISMYLYREGTNIAGKYYYKNINQFIDIEGYINQNKLYIEEKVNNRITGYFNGIVSNDSFFSGEWTSQDGENKYDFYFYRNESYPINNLNIINSTLEINFDNNRKFISSKDSIILNNEKNLNNLDRISLDVDGIKSLNTNRIAYILNNSIIDEYNVWKRSSYNKDDFHLIKEIDVSYLDENIISFSIYNYSYTGGMHGIYNVAPAIYLISTGEKIGTNLSELVENQNDRELINLMRSKLLRNFTEKDFFDFYSIRLSDIYDITPSGIKFIWPLYKIADYAQGVIEIDFTYLELRPFVRKDSKFWYLFNK
- a CDS encoding DMT family transporter, which produces MFINQNIKAYLCTFFSILMWGITFISTKILLRDFSPIEILFSRFLLGFALLFIIYPKNNKIYTKKEEILFAITGLSGITLYYLFENMALNYSLASNVGILVAIGPLFTGIFASIFLKEKLKINFFIGFIFAIIGIVIITFNGKFILKINPIGDMFAILAAVMWGIYSVLVKKIADLGHNSILITKKTFMYGIIFMLPVMFFMGFDININDYLKPVNLINFLFLSFIACTLCFITWAYATKILGAVKTNTYIYFIPIITLITSKIVLDENITIFAITGIIFILLGVIISQANISFKKMNKINTRKIMNN
- a CDS encoding flagellar filament outer layer protein FlaA codes for the protein MKKLFVVLTSIFIAASAYGLTNSTLIDFALTGNADNLQAGEGDTNEVVPVAENLYNDNWVVWLNESARLTENRRNSYVTNVDSKGNNGAWEAGKVLGVRVHFPLAAWNSYALVKPVYELEMYGGADGTKYTEGKGVIHNVGEIKSISSWVYGRNYLISYFVNLQNEFGELKSYPMGTVYFNGWRQVRWENREYLPNVRDRVLVREPLYPRMIPSVKLDSLGFYRTKDTKGGDFITYVKDVTVEYDVVVVDFEEDIDDEATWQLLKTENDRKQAIESARIREQAELRDLEQRRIGDGAAADQGAANTGAAADTGAAQEQAQ
- a CDS encoding isochorismatase family protein, giving the protein MRLMKQPLINKDDTLYICVDEQGKLTTAVYDADSVIKNSNMLFRVADMHNIPVLATEQYPKGLGHTDERIVFPKNCKVFSKEYFSIFGSEDFVEEFNKINKKNIVIFGIETHVCVYYSVVHLLENGYNVYVVADACTSRTKENKEIALEQMRKLGANIVNTEMVIFGHIESCKVPCFKDVSKLLKDN